A portion of the Bacteroides faecium genome contains these proteins:
- the argB gene encoding acetylglutamate kinase, whose protein sequence is MREKLTVIKVGGKIVEEDATLRQLLNDFAAIDGHKVLVHGGGRSATKIAAQLGIESKMVNGRRITDAETLKVVTMVYGGLVNKNIVAGLQARGVNALGLTGADMNVIRSVKRPVKDVDYGFVGDVEKVDATLLSDLIHKGVVPVMAPLTHDGQGNMLNTNADTIAGETAKALSVLFDVTLVYCFEKKGVLRDENDDDSVIPQITRAEFEQYVADGVIQGGMIPKLENSFEAINAGVSEVIITLASAINGNGGTRIKK, encoded by the coding sequence ATGAGAGAAAAACTAACAGTAATTAAGGTGGGTGGCAAAATCGTAGAAGAGGACGCCACCCTTCGTCAGTTGTTAAATGACTTTGCCGCTATCGACGGACATAAGGTGCTGGTTCACGGCGGCGGTCGTTCGGCTACAAAGATTGCCGCACAACTGGGTATTGAAAGTAAAATGGTAAATGGGCGTCGTATCACTGATGCGGAGACTTTGAAAGTGGTGACAATGGTGTATGGCGGCTTGGTGAATAAGAATATTGTGGCCGGACTACAGGCACGTGGAGTCAATGCGCTGGGACTGACCGGAGCGGATATGAATGTGATCCGTTCGGTGAAACGTCCGGTGAAAGACGTGGATTACGGCTTTGTCGGTGATGTGGAAAAAGTGGACGCTACTTTGTTGTCGGACTTGATACATAAAGGAGTCGTTCCGGTGATGGCACCGTTGACACATGACGGACAGGGCAATATGCTGAACACCAACGCGGATACCATTGCCGGAGAGACGGCAAAGGCCTTATCTGTCTTGTTTGATGTGACGTTGGTATATTGCTTCGAGAAGAAGGGAGTGCTGCGCGACGAGAACGATGATGATAGTGTGATTCCACAGATTACCCGTGCCGAATTCGAACAATACGTAGCCGACGGCGTTATTCAAGGTGGCATGATTCCAAAGTTGGAGAACTCTTTTGAAGCAATAAATGCGGGAGTGTCTGAAGTGATAATTACCTTAGCGTCAGCGATTAACGGCAACGGTGGAACAAGAATAAAAAAATAA
- a CDS encoding RNA polymerase sigma factor → MQEISFRNDILPLKDKLFRLALRITLDRAEAEDVVQDTMIRVWNKRDEWSQFESVEAYCLIVAKNLAIDRSQKKEAQNVELTPEMEEEPDANSPYDQMVHDERMNIINRLVNELPEKQRLIMQLRDIEGESYKKIATLLNLTEEQVKVNLFRARQKVKQRYLEIDEYGL, encoded by the coding sequence ATGCAAGAAATCAGCTTCCGAAACGATATTTTGCCACTGAAGGATAAACTCTTTCGATTGGCACTCCGAATTACCCTGGATAGGGCCGAAGCCGAGGATGTCGTTCAGGACACCATGATAAGAGTGTGGAACAAGCGTGATGAGTGGTCGCAATTTGAATCGGTTGAAGCCTATTGCCTGATAGTGGCAAAGAACCTGGCGATAGACCGGAGTCAGAAGAAAGAAGCCCAGAACGTGGAACTCACCCCCGAAATGGAGGAAGAACCTGATGCAAACAGTCCGTACGACCAGATGGTCCATGATGAAAGAATGAACATCATCAATAGGCTGGTCAATGAACTTCCCGAAAAACAGCGGCTTATCATGCAACTGAGGGACATTGAAGGTGAAAGCTATAAAAAAATTGCAACCCTGCTGAATCTGACAGAGGAACAGGTCAAAGTGAACCTCTTCAGGGCCAGGCAAAAGGTAAAACAAAGGTATTTAGAAATTGACGAATATGGATTATAA
- a CDS encoding head GIN domain-containing protein, which translates to MKTSLLALLATGLFLILTASSCLQGKHVTGSKNYLTKKVEIGHFNEIKLLGSANVTYHQGSQNYIEIYGSDNIIPLLETYIDGNTLIIKYKKNVTIWKGKLEVKVFSPELNKLTINGSGDIRFTNGIQTKEDISLSINGSGDIKGEKFKCRRMAVSISGSGDVKLQQIESEECTASIAGSGDIGLSGKTFNAEYKIAGSGNIGAGNLESENVSASTAGSGSISCYASGKLIARVTGSGDIAYRGNPQEIDAPRKNIRQIK; encoded by the coding sequence ATGAAAACAAGTTTATTAGCCTTATTAGCAACCGGATTGTTTCTAATACTAACCGCAAGCTCCTGCTTACAGGGAAAACACGTGACCGGCAGCAAGAATTACCTCACTAAAAAAGTGGAAATCGGACACTTCAACGAGATTAAATTATTGGGTAGCGCAAATGTCACGTACCACCAGGGTTCTCAAAATTACATAGAAATTTATGGTTCCGACAATATTATCCCACTTTTAGAGACTTATATCGACGGCAATACACTTATTATAAAGTATAAAAAGAATGTCACTATCTGGAAAGGCAAACTGGAAGTCAAAGTCTTCTCACCGGAACTGAATAAATTAACGATTAACGGTTCGGGAGATATACGTTTCACCAATGGCATACAAACCAAAGAGGATATATCACTCAGCATCAATGGCTCAGGAGACATTAAAGGCGAAAAGTTCAAATGCCGGAGAATGGCAGTTTCCATCAGTGGCTCGGGAGATGTGAAGCTTCAGCAAATAGAAAGCGAAGAATGTACTGCCAGTATTGCAGGTTCCGGTGATATCGGCCTAAGCGGTAAAACTTTCAATGCCGAGTATAAGATTGCAGGTTCGGGAAATATTGGAGCCGGCAACTTGGAATCGGAAAATGTATCGGCCAGTACAGCGGGCTCCGGCAGTATTAGCTGTTATGCCAGCGGGAAATTGATAGCACGTGTGACAGGAAGCGGAGATATAGCCTACCGGGGAAATCCTCAGGAAATAGATGCTCCACGAAAAAATATACGGCAGATTAAATAA
- a CDS encoding YgjP family zinc-dependent metalloprotease: MMKETVIEDGELGRLVVRVNLRAKSLVFRTKSDAIYVSVPTGAAMKEVKQAIENLRGKLLASRRRLNRPLIDLNYKIDAEYFKLSLVPGEKEQFLANSRLGFMQIICPPTADFTDENLQEWLRKVIEESLRRNAKSILPSRLERLSRQYGLSYASVKINSSQGRWGSCSAKKDINLSYYLVLLPSHLIDYVLLHELCHTREMNHSERFWALLNQFTEGKALALRGELKKYRTEI; encoded by the coding sequence ATGATGAAGGAGACAGTTATAGAAGATGGCGAACTTGGACGATTAGTGGTGCGTGTTAATCTGCGTGCTAAAAGTCTTGTCTTTCGTACCAAGAGCGATGCGATATATGTTTCGGTGCCAACCGGAGCCGCGATGAAAGAGGTAAAGCAGGCAATCGAGAATTTACGTGGTAAGTTGTTGGCTTCCCGTCGGCGGCTGAACCGTCCGTTGATTGATTTGAATTATAAGATTGATGCGGAGTATTTCAAATTGTCTCTGGTACCCGGTGAGAAAGAACAATTTCTGGCAAATTCCCGGTTGGGCTTTATGCAAATCATTTGTCCGCCTACGGCTGACTTTACCGACGAGAATCTGCAGGAGTGGCTGCGTAAAGTCATTGAAGAGTCGTTGAGGCGGAATGCGAAAAGTATTCTTCCATCTCGTTTAGAACGTTTGTCAAGACAATATGGATTATCCTACGCTAGTGTGAAGATAAACTCCAGTCAGGGAAGATGGGGGAGTTGTTCGGCAAAAAAGGACATCAATTTATCTTATTACCTCGTCCTGCTCCCTTCCCATTTGATAGACTATGTACTTTTGCACGAATTATGCCATACTCGTGAAATGAATCATAGCGAACGCTTTTGGGCTTTGTTGAATCAATTCACGGAAGGAAAAGCGCTCGCTTTGCGGGGAGAACTGAAAAAATATCGTACGGAAATATAA